In Tripterygium wilfordii isolate XIE 37 chromosome 15, ASM1340144v1, whole genome shotgun sequence, one DNA window encodes the following:
- the LOC120016033 gene encoding inositol phosphorylceramide glucuronosyltransferase 1-like, translating to MKIRKFWFLLLVVLLVSTGITTAASLGSSKSTDEAYVTLLYGDEFLLGVRVLGKSIRNTGSKKDMVVLVSDGVSDYAKKLLKADGWLVEKISLLANPNQVRPKRFWGVYTKLKIFNMTNYKKVVYLDADTIVVKNVEDLFKCGKFCANLKHSERLNSGVMVVEPSEKVFNDMMSKVTTLPSYTGGDQGFLNSYYSDFPNAHVFEPNIPLEVVKSKPVPEMQRLSTLYNADVGLYMLANKWMVDENELCIIHYTLGPLKPWDWWTSWLLKPVDVWQNVREQLADTLPGTGGGSNPNDELVVKFLFFIPLFTVLFCCYRSSIQIREYFGSFCRSSFCDHIRHLSHVVRSNGALAYNGVSSSSSINPNHQFSTAIQSKVPLYLGGISVLVSFIAAAVSIGFALAIVPRQVMPWTGLLLMYEWTFTIFFVLFGAFLHFTYRWGKTVAVPVGLSSSDPESLDYDSGKGHQRQVSSCALATWYYGLGMAFLAVAAPSLPFLFGITALFPRLGLMVAGGLVLASFKTYAAEHLAIRSFLRGLEDRDRTRPRSMCFVCC from the exons ATGAAAATACGCAAGTTTTGGTTTTTGCTACTGGTAGTTTTGCTGGTCTCGACTGGAATTACTACGGCAGCTTCGCTTGGATCGTCGAAGTCGACGGACGAGGCGTATGTGACGCTTCTGTACGGAGATGAGTTCTTATTGGGAGTCAGGGTTCTGGGGAAATCAATACGCAACACCGGATCGAAGAAGGACATGGTGGTTCTCGTCTCCGATGGCGTCTCGGATTACGCCAAGAAGCTTCTCAAG GCTGATGGATGGTTAGTAGAGAAGATTAGTCTGTTGGCGAACCCCAATCAAGTGCGTCCGAAGAGGTTTTGGGGTGTCTACACCAAACTAAAAATTTTTAACATGACCAACTACAAGAAAG TTGTGTATCTTGATGCGGATACAATTGTGGTAAAAAATGTAGAGGATTTATTTAAATGTGGAAAATTCTGTGCTAACTTGAAGCATTCGGAGAGACTGAATTCAGGAGTCATGGTGGTTGAACCATCTGAAAAAGTTTTCAATGACATGATGAGCAAAGTGACTACTTTGCCTTCTTATACTGGAG GAGATCAGGGTTTTCTGAACTCATATTATTCTGACTTTCCTAATGCACATGTTTTCGAGCCAAATATACCCCTGGAGGTGGTAAAATCTAAGCCTGTTCCTGAAATGCAGCGACTTTCCACTCTATATAATGCAGATGTTGGTCTGTACATGCTTGCTAACAAG TGGATGGTAGATGAGAATGAACTCTGTATCATTCATTATACTCTTGGCCCCCTTAAACCTTGGGACTGGTGGACATCATGGCTTCTTAAACCTGTTGATGTTTGGCAG AATGTTAGGGAACAGCTTGCGGATACCCTTCCTGGTACTGGAGGGGGCAGCAATCCAAATGATGAGCTTGTTGTGAAATTCCTCTTCTTTATACCACTTTTCACTGTACTTTTCTGTTGTTATCGCTCATCTATTCAG ATCCGAGAGTACTTTGGTTCATTTTGTAGAAGTTCATTTTGCGACCATATTAGACACCTCAGCCATGTAGTTAGATCCAATGGAGCACTTGCTTATAATGGGGTTTCTTCATCGTCTTCAATTAATCCCAACCATCAG TTCTCCACTGCTATACAGTCAAAGGTGCCTCTCTATTTGGGTGGGATTTCTGTACTCGTGTCTTTCATAGCTGCTGCAGTGTCCATTGGTTTTGCTCTTGCAATTGTGCCTCGGCAAGTGATGCCATGGACTGGTTTGCTCTTAATGTATGAGTGGACGTTcacaattttctttgttttatttggaGCTTTTCTACACTTCACCTACAGATGGGGAAAGACAGTGGCTGTTCCAGTAGGGTTGTCTTCCTCTGATCCTGAATCATTGGATTATGATTCTGGAAAAG GTCATCAACGGCAAGTGTCGTCTTGCGCTCTTGCGACATGGTACTATGGGTTGGGGATGGCATTTTTGGCGGTTGCTGCCCCatctttaccttttctttttgggaTAACTGCTCTGTTTCCTag GTTAGGGTTGATGGTTGCCGGAGGTCTAGTTTTGGCATCGTTCAAGACATATGCTGCGGAGCACCTTGCAATCCGATCATTCTTGAGAGGCCTTGAAGATCGAGACAGAACACGACCCAGAAGCATGTGTTTCGTGTGCTGTTAG
- the LOC120016539 gene encoding leucine-rich repeat receptor-like protein kinase PXL1, which translates to MYSNKMKTLLLFYCCIGFSLVLAQNVPNDELSTLLSIKSSIVDPSNRLRDWKMPSNAADDHSFVHCNWTGVWCNSNGLVEKLDVSNMNLSGSLSEHIEGLRSLSSLNICCNGFASSLPKSLSNLTFLKSIDVSQNNFIGSFPSGFGRASGLTSVNASSNNFSGFLPDDLGNATALESLDFRGGFIEGSIPSSFRNLQKLKFLGLSGNNLKGKISKELGQISSLEIIILGYNEFEGEIPAEIGNLTNLQYLDLAVGSLSGQIPAELGKLKQLNTVYLYQNNFTGKIPPELSNAISLMFLDLSDNQITGEIPVELAELKNLQLLNLMRNQLTGTIPDKFGQMNKLEVLELWKNSLTGPLPTNLGQNSPLQWLDVSSNSLSGEIPPGLCYSGNLTKLILFNNTFSGPIPISLSTCKSLVRVRMQNNLIYGTIPVGLGSLPVLQRLELANNSLTGQIPDDIGLSTSLSFIDFSKNHLESSLPYNILSIPNLQIFIASNNNLGGKIPTQFQDYPSLSLLDLSSNHFSGKIPESIASCEKLVNLNLQNNQLIGEIPKALATMPTLAILDLSNNSLVSQIPQNLGTSPALEMLNLSYNKLEGPVPSNGMLATINPNDLAGNAGLCGGILSPCYQNYSTKSRQQENTHINHILIGFIVGISVIFSLGIALFTGRLLYNRWDLYNSFVYDWFKQNNKEWPWRLVAFQRVSFTSSDILACIKESNIIGMGGTGIVYKAEVHRPHMVVAVKKLRRTEPDIENGDDLFGEVSLLGKLRHRNIVRLLGYLHNESEVMMVYEYMPNGNLGTALHGREAGKLLVDWVSRYNIAVGVAQGLNYLHHDCNPPVIHRDIKSNNILLDANLDARIADFGLARMMLHKNQTVSMVVGSYGYIAPEYGYTLKVDEKSDIYSFGVVLLELLTGKMPLDPSFGESTDIVEWVRKKIKNKRALEDALDTNIAGQCKHVQEEMLIVLRIAILCTAKLPKDRPSMRDITTMLGEAKPRRKSICHNGVHNNNREKQIFSNSPVIGLL; encoded by the exons ATGTATAGCAACAAAATGAAAACCCTTTTGTTGTTCTACTGTTGCATTGGTttctctcttgttcttgctcaaaatgtgccaaatgatGAATTGTCAACTTTGCTGTCGATAAAGTCCAGCATTGTCGATCCCTCAAATCGACTCAGAGACTGGAAAATGCCAAGCAATGCAGCAGATGATCATAGTTTTGTCCATTGTAATTGGACTGGAGTTTGGTGCAACTCCAATGGCCTGGTGGAGAAGCTTGACGTCTCCAACATGAATCTCAGTGGAAGTTTATCTGAACACATTGAAGGCTTACGCAGTCTTTCTTCTCTCAACATTTGCTGCAATGGGTTTGCTTCTTCATTGCCAAAATCCCTGTCGAATTTGACGTTCCTAAAGAGCATTGATGTGAGTCAAAACAACTTCATTGGCAGCTTCCCATCTGGTTTTGGAAGAGCATCAGGACTGACTTCAGTTAACGCGTCGAGCAACAATTTCTCAGGCTTCCTGCCTGATGATCTTGGCAATGCAACAGCACTGGAAAGCCTTGATTTTCGAGGGGGCTTCATTGAAGGTTCGATTCCTTCCTCTTTCAGGAATCTGCAGAAACTGAAGTTTCTCGGCCTTTCGGGTAACAATCTGAAAGGGAAGATTTCAAAAGAGCTTGGCCAAATATCTTCCTTGGAGATTATAATCCTTGGTTATAATGAATTCGAAGGAGAAATACCAGCAGAGATCGGAAATCTCACCAATTTGCAGTATCTTGACTTGGCAGTTGGCAGTCTCAGTGGTCAGATTCCAGCTGAACTGGGAAAACTGAAACAGCTTAATACAGTCTATCTGTATCAGAACAATTTTACAGGAAAAATTCCACCAGAACTCAGCAATGCTATATCATTAATGTTCTTGGATCTTTCGGACAATCAGATCACAGGGGAAATTCCAGTAGAGCTAGCAGAGTTGAAGAACTTACAACTTCTGAATTTGATGCGCAATCAACTAACTGGAACAATTCCAGACAAGTTTGGTCAGATGAACAAACTTGAGGTGCTTGAGCTATGGAAGAATTCTTTGACGGGTCCTTTGCCAACGAATCTGGGACAAAATTCACCCTTGCAGTGGTTGGATGTATCGTCGAATTCCTTGTCAGGTGAGATACCTCCAGGTTTGTGTTATTCTGGCAATCTTACTAAGCTCATTCTCTTCAACAATACCTTCTCTGGTCCAATTCCTATCAGCCTCTCGACTTGTAAGTCATTAGTTCGTGTAAGGATGCAGAACAATCTCATTTACGGGACAATCCCAGTTGGCTTGGGAAGTCTCCCAGTGCTTCAAAGACTGGAATTGGCAAACAACAGTCTCACTGGTCAAATACCAGATGATATCGGCTTGTCAACGTCACTTTCTTTCATTGATTTCTCCAAAAATCATCTCGAGTCATCTCTTCCTTACAACATTCTTTCCATTCCTAATCTTCAAATCTTCATTGCCTCCAATAACAACTTAGGAGGCAAAATCCCAACCCAGTTCCAAGACTATCCATCGCTTTCATTACTTGACCTTTCAAGCAATCATTTTAGTGGGAAAATTCCAGAGAGTATAGCTTCATGTGAAAAGCTGGTGAATCTAAACCTTCAGAACAACCAATTAATTGGTGAAATCCCCAAAGCATTAGCAACAATGCCCACATTAGCAATTCTTGACCTGTCAAACAATTCTCTGGTAAGTCAGATTCCACAGAACTTAGGAACCTCACCGgccttggaaatgctcaacctGTCTTACAACAAGCTTGAAGGTCCAGTTCCCTCCAATGGGATGCTAGCGACAATAAATCCAAATGACCTTGCTGGCAATGCTGGCCTTTGCGGGGGTATACTTTCACCATGCTACCAGAATTACTCCACTAAATCAAGACAGCAAGAGAATACCCATATCAATCACATCCTCATCGGATTCATTGTTGGAATCTCGGTAATATTCTCATTAGGCATCGCATTGTTCACTGGGAGATTGCTATACAATAGATGGGATTTGTACAACAGCTTTGTCTATGATTGGTTTAAGCAAAACAATAAAGAATGGCCCTGGAGACTGGTAGCATTCCAAAGGGTCAGCTTCACAAGCAGTGACATACTGGCTTGCATAAAGGAATCAAATATCATTGGCATGGGAGGAACGGGGATTGTCTACAAAGCAGAAGTCCATCGACCACACATGGTTGTTGCAGTAAAGAAGTTAAGGAGAACAGAACCTGATATTGAAAATGGAGATGATCTATTCGGAGAGGTGAGTCTCCTGGGGAAACTTCGACATAGGAACATTGTTCGGCTGTTAGGGTATCTTCACAATGAATCAGAAGTAATGATGGTATACGAGTACATGCCAAATGGGAATCTTGGAACAGCGTTGCATGGCAGAGAAGCTGGAAAGTTGTTGGTGGACTGGGTTTCAAGGTATAACATTGCAGTTGGTGTAGCACAAGGGCTGAACTACCTCCACCATGACTGCAATCCCCCAGTGATTCACAGGGATATCAAGTCCAACAACATACTTCTTGATGCAAATCTTGATGCCAGGATAGCAGACTTTGGGCTAGCGAGGATGATGCTTCATAAAAACCAGACGGTGTCAATGGTGGTAGGATCATATGGATATATAGCACCTG AATACGGATACACTTTGAAGGTTGACGAGAAGAGTGACATATATAGTTTTGGGGTTGTGCTTTTGGAACTTCTCACTGGTAAAATGCCCTTAGACCCTTCATTCGGAGAATCTACTGATATTGTTGAATGGGTCCGGAAGAagataaaaaacaaaagagctTTAGAAGACGCTCTAGATACCAACATAGCAGGCCAATGCAAACATGTGCAGGAAGAAATGCTTATTGTCCTCCGGATTGCGATTCTTTGTACTGCAAAACTTCCCAAGGATAGACCTTCAATGAGAGACATTACAACAATGCTTGGAGAGGCAAAGCCAAGAAGGAAAAGCATATGCCACAATGGGGTACATAACAATAACAGAGAGAAGCAAATATTTAGCAACTCACCAGTTATAGGACTTCTGTAG